In Rutidosis leptorrhynchoides isolate AG116_Rl617_1_P2 chromosome 2, CSIRO_AGI_Rlap_v1, whole genome shotgun sequence, one genomic interval encodes:
- the LOC139889663 gene encoding uncharacterized protein, which yields MGSRLRGSNSDSEDLRIVQLIQEIEDDDSEVESAPSIPRVRGYIPREREVAAQRLWDDYFCETPKYPQRKFKRRFRMRIQLFLRIVQGITTFQSDNIPEYFTYFSQRVDAIGRPTFTILQKCTSAIRQLAYGTAPDMWDEYLQMSEQTSILCLDYFCMCIITLYKREYMRSPNEHDVARLYSAHEERHGFRGMLGSIDCMHWEWRNCLLALKGQYTRGDHKKPTLMLEAVASYDLWIRHAFFRMAGSNNDINVLNQSPIFDKLKNGTFPSAPF from the coding sequence ATGGGTTCGAGGTTACGGGGGTCAAATTCCGACTCCGAAGATTTGCGGATTGTTCAATTAATTCAAGAAATAGAAGATGATGATTCCGAAGTCGAATCGGCACCATCTATTCCGAGAGTTAGAGGTTACATTCCTAGGGAACGGGAGGTTGCTGCACAACGTTTGTGGGATGATTATTTTTGTGAGACGCCAAAATATCCACAAAGAAAATTTAAACGCCGTTTTCGCATGCGAATACAATTATTTCTCCGGATAGTGCAAGGTATTACTACTTTCCAAAGTGATAATATTCCAGAATATTTTACTTACTTTTCTCAACGAGTTGATGCTATCGGTAGGCCTACATTTACTATTTTACAAAAATGTACGTCGGCTATACGTCAATTGGCGTATGGCACCGCTCCCGATATGTGGGATGAATATTTGCAAATGAGTGAGCAAACATCAATACTATGTCTAGATTACTTTTGTATGTGTATTATTACATTGTACAAAAGGGAATACATGCGATCTCCTAATGAACACGATGTTGCTAGATTATATAGTGCTCACGAGGAGAGACATGGGTTTAGGGGTATGCTCGGGAGTATAGATTGTATGCACTGGGAGTGGAGAAATTGTCTTCTTGCTTTAAAAGGACAATACACTAGGGGTGATCACAAGAAACCGACCCTTATGCTTGAAGCTGTTGCTTCTTATGACTTGTGGATTAGGCATGCTTTTTTTAGGATGGCGGGTTCCAACAATGATATCAACGTTTTGAACCAATCACCTATATTTGATAAacttaagaacggaacatttccatCCGCACCATTTTAG